A window of the Bacillus sp. A301a_S52 genome harbors these coding sequences:
- the ytxJ gene encoding bacillithiol system redox-active protein YtxJ has protein sequence MNKLTDSTELTQLLTNEETFFLLKNSTTCPVSSDAFQEMETYAKANETLPVFYLNVQELRDVSNKVAEDFGIKHESPQLILFKQGKAVWNTSHWNVTGKNAEEAVAEFS, from the coding sequence ATGAATAAATTGACTGATAGCACTGAACTTACACAATTACTTACAAATGAAGAGACGTTTTTCTTGCTGAAAAACAGCACGACATGCCCGGTTAGCAGTGATGCTTTTCAAGAGATGGAAACGTACGCTAAAGCAAATGAGACACTGCCTGTTTTTTATTTAAACGTACAGGAGTTGCGTGATGTCTCAAATAAAGTAGCTGAGGATTTCGGCATTAAGCATGAATCCCCGCAACTCATTTTATTTAAACAAGGCAAGGCTGTATGGAATACGTCTCATTGGAATGTGACAGGTAAGAATGCTGAAGAAGCAGTGGCTGAATTTAGCTGA
- a CDS encoding YtxH domain-containing protein: protein MSDKMNTKDFLIGSLIGGIVGASAAFLFAPKSGRELRQDINEQARAAKDKTSDWTNQAVEKGSTMASTAARSVTDQSTQLIDKVKKLALSVRKDMQTLSESADYLADDLNGISEDIAASVRQEVEDLQRSVEQLVKEVEQKEQQKKAKQDE, encoded by the coding sequence ATGAGTGATAAAATGAACACAAAAGATTTTTTAATCGGTAGTTTAATCGGTGGGATTGTTGGTGCCTCAGCAGCATTTTTATTTGCTCCTAAATCAGGGAGAGAATTACGTCAAGATATTAATGAGCAAGCAAGAGCGGCAAAGGATAAAACATCTGACTGGACAAATCAAGCAGTTGAGAAGGGGAGTACAATGGCTTCAACAGCTGCAAGAAGTGTGACAGATCAATCAACACAACTTATTGATAAGGTGAAAAAATTGGCGCTGTCTGTTAGAAAAGATATGCAGACTTTATCTGAATCAGCTGACTACTTAGCGGATGATTTGAATGGTATCAGCGAGGATATTGCTGCTTCTGTTAGACAAGAAGTAGAAGATTTACAGCGCTCTGTTGAACAACTTGTTAAAGAAGTAGAACAAAAAGAGCAGCAAAAGAAAGCAAAGCAAGATGAGTAA
- a CDS encoding DUF948 domain-containing protein, with protein MEWLMSVSVAVIAVAFVLFVIYSISIFISIKKTVVNIYATVEDLKGEMEGVKKETEQLLHKTNRLADDIQHKSNSLNSVFDAAEDLGQTFQHVNQSVKKVSYAVSKQADEQSEQVAQAVKWGNVILEFWSKWQAKKAEKAEKAAKAESTVTSRDE; from the coding sequence ATGGAATGGTTAATGAGTGTAAGTGTAGCGGTCATTGCTGTGGCATTTGTGTTATTTGTTATTTATTCAATTAGCATCTTTATCTCAATAAAAAAAACAGTGGTGAATATCTATGCAACTGTTGAAGATTTAAAAGGGGAGATGGAAGGTGTTAAGAAAGAAACTGAACAATTATTACATAAAACAAATCGTCTAGCTGATGATATACAACATAAGTCAAATTCATTGAATAGTGTGTTTGATGCAGCAGAAGACTTGGGGCAAACTTTTCAACACGTCAATCAATCAGTTAAAAAAGTATCCTATGCTGTTTCTAAGCAAGCAGATGAACAATCTGAACAGGTCGCTCAAGCTGTCAAATGGGGAAATGTCATATTAGAGTTTTGGTCAAAATGGCAGGCTAAGAAAGCGGAGAAAGCGGAGAAAGCAGCAAAAGCAGAAAGCACTGTTACCTCACGTGATGAATAA
- a CDS encoding aminopeptidase: protein MRDPRITTLAKNLIRYSLNLQKGEKILIENFGVQKELVQALVEEAYAAEAIPFVSLKEHEINRYLIKGASKVQQKMTADFESYVMKQMDAYIGLRAGNNINELSDVPSEKMSLHEQTVGTEVHRKIRVPHTKWVVLRYPSHSMAQLAQMSTEGFEDFYFNVCNLDYAKMDKAMDSLVKRMTRTDHVHITGKGTDLHFSIKEMPAIKCAGKLNIPDGEVYTAPVKDSVNGTITYNTASPYQGTTFENISFTFEQGKIIEATSNHPKKINDILNTDEGARYIGEFAIGVNPYILHPMQDILFDEKIDGSFHFTPGQAYDNAYNHNDSAIHWDIVTIQRPEYGGGNIYFDGELIRKDGRFVTEDLQGLNPENLK from the coding sequence ATGCGAGATCCTCGTATAACAACTTTAGCAAAAAATCTTATTCGTTACTCACTCAATTTACAGAAAGGAGAAAAAATCCTTATCGAAAATTTTGGCGTGCAAAAAGAATTAGTTCAAGCTCTTGTGGAAGAGGCTTACGCCGCCGAAGCTATTCCTTTCGTTTCCCTGAAAGAACATGAAATAAACCGCTACTTGATTAAAGGTGCTTCAAAAGTCCAGCAAAAGATGACTGCTGATTTTGAATCTTACGTCATGAAACAGATGGACGCGTACATCGGCTTAAGGGCTGGAAACAATATAAACGAATTATCCGATGTCCCATCAGAAAAGATGAGCCTTCACGAACAAACAGTCGGAACAGAGGTCCATCGAAAAATTAGAGTACCACATACCAAATGGGTTGTCCTTCGCTATCCTAGTCATTCTATGGCCCAATTAGCACAGATGAGTACAGAAGGTTTCGAGGATTTTTATTTTAATGTATGTAATTTGGATTATGCGAAAATGGATAAAGCAATGGACTCCCTCGTGAAACGAATGACTCGTACAGATCACGTACATATTACAGGTAAAGGCACAGACTTACATTTTTCTATAAAAGAGATGCCTGCTATAAAGTGTGCGGGTAAATTAAATATACCAGACGGGGAAGTTTATACAGCTCCTGTCAAAGATTCTGTAAATGGCACCATTACGTATAATACAGCGTCGCCTTATCAAGGTACGACATTTGAAAATATCTCATTCACATTTGAGCAAGGTAAAATAATTGAAGCCACATCTAATCACCCTAAAAAAATAAACGATATCTTAAACACAGATGAAGGAGCACGTTATATTGGTGAATTCGCCATCGGAGTGAACCCTTATATTTTACATCCGATGCAAGATATTTTATTTGATGAAAAAATCGATGGTAGCTTTCACTTCACCCCTGGACAAGCATACGATAATGCTTATAACCATAATGATTCAGCTATCCATTGGGATATTGTCACGATTCAGCGACCTGAATATGGTGGTGGAAACATTTATTTTGATGGTGAATTAATTCGAAAAGATGGCCGCTTTGTTACTGAGGACTTACAAGGATTAAACCCAGAAAACTTAAAATAA
- a CDS encoding UDP-N-acetylmuramate--L-alanine ligase, with protein MTAYHFIGIKGSGMSALAQILSDMKHHVQGSDVNKIFFTQKPLESKGIPIYPFEKANIHEEQTIIASPAYNDENAEIQAAKEKNMKIHYYPHFLGEFIQNFTSVAVTGSHGKTSTTGLLSHVIGEARATSYLIGDGTGKGEENSEYFVFEACEYRRHFLHYHPDYAIMTNIDFDHPDYFKNVEDVFEAFQSMAMQVKKALIACGDDVYLQRLNAQVPVLYYGLNEDNDFYAKDIHSDAEGTHFDVYVRSSFYGSFSIPGYGNHNVLNALAVITLCDYENIELATVQKQLKTFQGVKRRFSEKELGDQILIDDYAHHPTEISATIEAAHKKYPEKEVVAVFQPHTFSRTKAFLDEFASSLSAADRVYLCDIFSSARENNGELTIYDLKDKIPGCEIIHEEKTDILQIHENSVIIFMGAGDVQKFQKAYEQTLEKRVK; from the coding sequence ATGACAGCATATCATTTTATTGGAATAAAAGGCTCTGGCATGAGTGCGTTGGCACAAATATTATCTGACATGAAACATCATGTCCAAGGGTCAGATGTCAACAAAATCTTCTTTACGCAAAAACCTTTAGAGAGTAAGGGGATTCCAATATATCCTTTTGAGAAAGCGAATATTCATGAAGAGCAAACGATTATTGCTTCTCCAGCCTATAACGACGAGAATGCTGAAATACAGGCAGCAAAAGAAAAAAACATGAAAATTCATTACTATCCGCACTTCTTAGGGGAGTTTATTCAAAACTTTACAAGTGTTGCAGTTACAGGCTCGCACGGAAAAACATCGACAACAGGACTGCTTTCCCACGTTATTGGTGAAGCTCGTGCTACATCCTATTTAATAGGTGATGGGACAGGGAAAGGTGAAGAAAACAGTGAGTATTTTGTTTTTGAAGCCTGTGAATATAGGAGACATTTTTTACATTACCACCCTGACTACGCCATTATGACAAATATTGATTTTGATCATCCTGACTATTTTAAAAATGTCGAGGATGTTTTTGAGGCGTTTCAAAGTATGGCTATGCAAGTTAAGAAAGCATTGATTGCGTGTGGTGACGACGTTTATTTACAACGTCTCAATGCCCAAGTGCCAGTACTCTATTATGGATTAAACGAAGATAATGATTTTTATGCAAAGGATATTCATTCAGATGCTGAAGGGACCCATTTTGATGTTTATGTCCGCAGTTCCTTTTATGGTTCATTTTCGATTCCAGGCTACGGGAATCATAATGTGTTGAATGCTTTAGCTGTCATCACTCTCTGTGATTACGAGAATATTGAATTGGCTACTGTCCAGAAACAGTTAAAAACGTTTCAAGGGGTAAAACGTCGCTTCAGTGAAAAAGAGCTGGGAGATCAAATTCTCATTGATGATTATGCCCATCATCCAACTGAAATTTCCGCTACGATAGAAGCAGCGCATAAAAAGTATCCTGAGAAGGAAGTTGTAGCTGTTTTTCAACCGCATACTTTTTCTCGAACGAAAGCATTTCTCGATGAGTTTGCTTCTAGTTTATCTGCGGCTGACCGTGTTTATTTATGTGATATTTTCTCATCTGCTCGGGAAAATAATGGTGAATTAACCATTTACGATTTAAAAGATAAAATTCCAGGCTGTGAGATTATTCACGAAGAAAAAACAGACATTTTACAGATACATGAAAACAGTGTCATTATTTTTATGGGAGCTGGAGATGTACAAAAGTTTCAGAAGGCATACGAGCAAACGTTAGAAAAACGAGTGAAATAG
- a CDS encoding nicotinate phosphoribosyltransferase has protein sequence MKEIHLKLQGKIKRLTNKTFKFDERVSEGWFSAVYFLKTKEIAEKYKPDNIVTMQFFQKKKAVLCGTDEVIALLETFAVHPEELEIHSLEDGDKVEPFETVMTITGPYQYFGFLEGVIDGIFARRTSVATNVYEVATAAKSAGKEKPIIFMGDRDDHFMMQSGDGYAAYIGGSKAQATHAMNEWWGKRGMGTMPHALIQLFEGDLVKATKAYKETYPDDSLLALVDYNNDVITDSLKVAREFGDELEGVRLDTSNHLIDKYFTRHPEVLGTFDPRGVNPTLLFALREALDNEGFQHVKIVASGGFDAERIERYERMGAPVDMYGVGNSLLKIHIGFTGDNVKLNGYHQAKEGRRFRENPRLNRITFGQ, from the coding sequence ATGAAAGAAATTCATTTAAAGCTTCAGGGAAAAATTAAACGTCTAACAAACAAAACTTTTAAATTTGATGAACGTGTTAGCGAAGGTTGGTTTTCGGCTGTTTACTTTTTGAAAACGAAAGAAATAGCTGAAAAATATAAACCAGATAACATCGTCACGATGCAATTCTTTCAGAAAAAAAAGGCAGTCCTTTGTGGAACTGATGAAGTTATTGCGCTACTTGAAACATTCGCAGTACATCCTGAAGAGCTGGAAATCCATTCACTTGAAGATGGCGATAAAGTTGAACCATTTGAAACAGTGATGACGATCACGGGTCCTTATCAATATTTTGGCTTTTTAGAGGGTGTGATCGACGGTATTTTTGCAAGGAGAACCTCTGTGGCGACAAACGTTTATGAAGTCGCTACAGCAGCAAAATCAGCAGGTAAAGAAAAACCGATCATATTTATGGGTGATCGTGATGATCATTTTATGATGCAGTCGGGTGATGGTTACGCAGCGTATATCGGAGGCTCTAAAGCTCAAGCGACACATGCTATGAATGAATGGTGGGGGAAGCGAGGTATGGGTACGATGCCTCACGCACTCATTCAGTTATTTGAAGGAGATTTAGTAAAAGCAACTAAAGCATACAAAGAGACATACCCTGACGACAGTTTGTTAGCACTGGTAGATTACAATAATGATGTCATTACAGATTCGCTGAAAGTAGCGAGAGAATTTGGGGATGAATTAGAAGGGGTTAGGCTTGATACCTCTAACCACTTAATTGATAAATACTTTACCCGGCATCCAGAAGTTCTTGGTACATTTGACCCTAGAGGAGTCAATCCAACGTTATTATTTGCTCTTCGAGAGGCATTAGATAATGAAGGTTTTCAACATGTAAAGATTGTGGCCTCAGGGGGATTTGATGCTGAACGAATTGAACGGTATGAACGTATGGGAGCACCTGTAGATATGTATGGTGTAGGGAATAGTCTTCTTAAAATTCACATTGGATTCACAGGTGACAATGTGAAACTAAATGGTTATCATCAAGCTAAAGAAGGACGTCGTTTCCGAGAGAATCCTCGTTTAAACCGTATTACATTTGGTCAATGA
- a CDS encoding DNA translocase FtsK: protein MFPDDEEESIAKRPEKQKRSVSIQGAQPLNRPVKRSQYDVKVLRQYPKGSFRFPVIKDTPTDQKGPSRSGTSPSGGVSRPVTERRTEMRPFQKKLMKQEAVSHEGNNTAERRMFQGHDFRARSIPSPVHGYGERQSRTGGTLDSKKRPIVRVTPLNKEGQRDRAIQEREEKKEDIIKAVEASEVRGASHRRNANQAVHKQMWEKKETDENPPLDNDSSDVLMTEQWSESTPSSAMPVSNDLESDGKESDWLADTPKPESEKAHIMAQQPLSPGKKKADIQSLSEIPPTSTTDLVSSLSEGEEPTYDFPTLNLLNHTKVNTGDDDWWLDEKAHQLNSTFEYFHIRAHVTGVTKGPAVTRFEVQPEPGVKVSKIVNLTDDLKLSLAAREIRIEAPIPGKNTIGIEVPNENAEPVFLRELLDDPIFQQHPSPLAVAMGKGLSGEPVIMDLQKMPHGLIAGATGSGKSVCVNSILTSIIYKASPDDVRLLLIDPKIVELAPYNDVPHLAAPVINDPKEATESLKWAVAEMERRYEEFARAGARDIARYNKKIKENGQEGDSLPYILIVVDELADLMMVAPQDVEDSICRIAQKARACGIHLLVATQRPSVDVITGLIKANIPTRVAFSVSSQADSRTILDGGGAEKLLGKGDMLLLESGTSKPVRLQGTFVSDDEIERVVDYVKHSQHPGYLFEKAELKEQVAAETEDSLFEEVWEFVVEQQAASASLIQRRFRIGYNRAARMIDDMEARGLVSPQRGSKPREVYLTNHTHKDDNR, encoded by the coding sequence ATGTTTCCAGATGATGAGGAAGAATCGATAGCAAAGCGACCTGAAAAGCAGAAACGCTCAGTTTCGATTCAGGGAGCTCAGCCATTAAACCGTCCAGTCAAAAGAAGTCAATATGATGTGAAAGTACTTCGCCAATATCCTAAAGGGAGCTTTAGGTTTCCTGTTATTAAAGACACTCCCACTGATCAAAAGGGGCCGTCTCGATCTGGCACAAGTCCAAGCGGAGGAGTTTCAAGGCCTGTGACTGAACGACGTACTGAGATGAGACCATTTCAAAAAAAGTTGATGAAACAAGAGGCAGTTTCTCATGAAGGGAACAACACAGCAGAAAGAAGAATGTTTCAAGGGCATGATTTTAGAGCCCGATCTATACCATCACCGGTTCACGGCTATGGAGAGAGGCAATCAAGGACGGGGGGGACACTTGATAGTAAGAAACGCCCTATCGTTAGAGTAACCCCCCTTAATAAAGAAGGACAACGTGATAGAGCTATCCAGGAGAGAGAAGAAAAGAAAGAAGACATCATTAAGGCCGTAGAGGCTTCAGAGGTGAGAGGGGCTTCTCATAGAAGAAATGCCAATCAGGCTGTTCATAAGCAAATGTGGGAGAAGAAGGAGACAGATGAAAATCCTCCACTTGATAATGATAGTAGTGATGTATTAATGACAGAGCAGTGGAGTGAATCAACTCCTAGCTCAGCAATGCCCGTGTCGAACGACTTAGAGAGTGATGGTAAAGAAAGCGATTGGTTAGCTGATACGCCAAAGCCGGAAAGTGAAAAAGCACATATCATGGCGCAACAGCCGTTATCACCGGGTAAAAAGAAGGCTGATATACAATCACTCTCTGAGATCCCCCCCACTTCTACAACGGATTTGGTCAGTAGTCTCAGTGAAGGGGAAGAACCGACATATGATTTTCCTACACTAAATTTGCTCAACCATACGAAAGTGAACACTGGGGATGACGATTGGTGGCTTGATGAAAAAGCGCATCAGTTAAACAGTACATTTGAATATTTTCATATTCGAGCTCATGTGACCGGAGTAACAAAGGGGCCAGCGGTAACTCGCTTTGAAGTTCAGCCGGAGCCAGGTGTTAAAGTGAGTAAAATTGTGAACTTAACGGATGATTTAAAACTCAGTTTGGCAGCAAGGGAAATTCGTATTGAAGCGCCGATTCCAGGAAAAAACACGATAGGAATTGAAGTGCCTAATGAGAACGCAGAGCCTGTTTTTTTAAGAGAGCTGCTTGACGACCCTATTTTTCAACAGCATCCTTCACCTTTGGCAGTTGCTATGGGAAAAGGGTTATCGGGAGAACCGGTCATTATGGATCTACAAAAAATGCCTCACGGGTTAATCGCTGGGGCCACCGGGTCAGGTAAAAGTGTGTGTGTCAACTCTATTTTAACAAGCATAATATATAAAGCATCTCCTGATGATGTTCGACTTCTATTGATCGATCCTAAAATCGTAGAACTTGCACCTTATAATGATGTTCCACATTTAGCAGCACCAGTCATTAATGATCCAAAAGAAGCAACAGAAAGCTTGAAGTGGGCTGTAGCAGAAATGGAGAGACGTTATGAAGAGTTTGCTAGAGCAGGTGCAAGAGATATAGCCCGTTATAATAAGAAGATCAAGGAGAATGGTCAAGAAGGTGACTCGCTTCCTTATATTCTTATTGTCGTAGATGAGCTGGCAGACCTCATGATGGTGGCCCCACAAGATGTTGAAGATTCTATCTGTCGTATTGCTCAAAAGGCAAGAGCGTGTGGTATCCATCTGCTCGTTGCGACCCAACGACCTTCTGTAGATGTTATTACAGGGCTTATTAAAGCTAATATCCCTACAAGAGTGGCTTTCTCTGTATCTTCTCAAGCTGACTCCAGAACGATTCTCGATGGTGGCGGGGCAGAAAAGTTGCTTGGAAAAGGGGACATGCTTTTATTAGAAAGTGGTACGTCAAAGCCTGTTAGACTTCAAGGAACGTTCGTCTCAGATGATGAAATAGAGCGTGTTGTAGACTATGTCAAGCACTCACAACATCCAGGTTATTTATTTGAAAAGGCAGAATTGAAAGAGCAAGTAGCCGCAGAAACAGAAGATTCGTTATTTGAAGAAGTATGGGAGTTTGTTGTTGAGCAACAAGCTGCTTCAGCTTCATTGATTCAACGACGTTTTCGTATCGGCTATAATAGAGCTGCTCGTATGATTGATGATATGGAAGCACGAGGGCTTGTATCTCCCCAACGAGGAAGCAAACCGAGAGAGGTTTATTTGACAAACCATACCCATAAAGACGACAATAGGTAA
- a CDS encoding DUF1444 domain-containing protein codes for MKSIQLKREIESKLTNTNWVTSYNREQDTLRIVDKRVDKGVTINLANLAPKFEKDKEKALQETINTITEGLRLLTAELELSGRERHIFPVIRSTSFPTETSDGRQLIYSDHTAETRVFYALDQGDSYSLIDKQTLEKEKKTFEEIKETALFNIRSLNNEMKEDKVAGNPFYFLTTGDGYEASRLLNESLLKEMNEKALGQLTVAVPHHDVIIFGDIQNEVGYDVLAQMVFQFFSEGALPITALPFMYENEELEPIFILAQKKRQEQKKD; via the coding sequence ATGAAATCAATTCAATTGAAACGAGAGATAGAGAGCAAGTTAACTAATACTAATTGGGTAACATCATATAATAGGGAACAAGATACACTAAGAATTGTTGATAAACGTGTTGATAAAGGGGTCACGATCAATTTAGCTAATCTCGCTCCGAAGTTTGAAAAAGATAAAGAAAAAGCTTTACAAGAAACGATCAATACGATTACTGAAGGATTAAGACTGTTAACGGCAGAGCTAGAACTATCGGGAAGAGAGCGTCACATTTTCCCGGTTATCCGTTCCACGTCTTTTCCTACAGAAACATCGGATGGCAGACAGTTAATTTATAGTGACCATACAGCGGAGACACGTGTTTTTTATGCACTGGATCAAGGAGACTCTTATTCATTAATTGACAAACAAACATTAGAAAAAGAGAAAAAAACATTTGAGGAAATCAAAGAAACAGCACTGTTTAATATCAGATCTTTAAACAACGAGATGAAAGAAGATAAAGTAGCAGGGAATCCTTTTTATTTTCTTACGACTGGGGATGGATACGAAGCTAGTAGGTTACTTAATGAATCACTGTTAAAAGAGATGAATGAGAAAGCATTGGGTCAACTCACAGTGGCAGTTCCACATCATGATGTGATTATATTTGGAGACATTCAAAATGAAGTAGGATATGATGTCTTAGCACAAATGGTGTTTCAATTTTTCTCTGAGGGAGCGCTCCCTATTACGGCGCTTCCATTCATGTATGAAAATGAAGAATTAGAGCCAATATTTATTTTAGCTCAGAAAAAACGTCAAGAGCAGAAAAAAGATTGA
- a CDS encoding thioredoxin family protein → MKQLTSIEQYRDVINGEGTVLMFSAGWCPDCVVIEPVLPELEEKHSDLAFYKVNRDDFIELCQELEVFGIPSFIVFKNGKEVHRFVSKDRKTKEEIDGFLSEAKEK, encoded by the coding sequence ATGAAGCAATTAACATCTATTGAACAATATCGTGATGTAATAAATGGAGAAGGAACAGTCCTAATGTTTTCTGCCGGCTGGTGCCCTGATTGTGTGGTAATTGAACCGGTGCTACCTGAGTTAGAAGAAAAACATAGTGACTTGGCGTTTTATAAAGTGAACCGAGACGACTTTATTGAATTATGCCAAGAATTAGAAGTGTTTGGTATCCCGAGCTTTATAGTGTTCAAAAATGGTAAAGAAGTGCATCGATTTGTAAGTAAAGATAGGAAAACGAAGGAAGAAATTGATGGCTTTCTTAGTGAAGCTAAAGAAAAGTAA
- a CDS encoding PTS sugar transporter subunit IIC translates to MKEFLKRKGVEPSFHNYVIKALSYMALGLFSSLIIGLIMETLGTQLGDVPGGALLIQMGETAMGLSGPAIGVAVAYGLGAPRLVLFAAVVSGAAGGEMAGPAGSFIAALLSTEIGKLVSQSTKIDIIVTPFVTIASGVTTALFIGPPIGQAISQFGAFIMWATDQQPFVMGILVAVFMGLALTAPISSAAIAFMLELEGIAAGAATVGCAAQMVGFAVSSFRENKWAGLLAIGVGTSMLQIANIIKNPYILIPPTLTAAILGPISTLVFMMENNPAGAGMGTSGFVGQIMTIHTMGSSLGVLISIFLLHFLAPAILSLVFSEWLRRLNKINLGDMAIDKS, encoded by the coding sequence ATGAAAGAGTTTTTAAAACGGAAAGGGGTTGAACCCTCTTTTCATAATTATGTGATAAAAGCATTAAGTTATATGGCTTTAGGATTGTTCTCTTCGTTAATTATCGGATTAATCATGGAGACACTTGGAACGCAATTAGGTGATGTTCCTGGTGGCGCGCTGCTTATTCAAATGGGTGAGACAGCTATGGGGTTATCAGGACCCGCTATAGGTGTTGCTGTTGCGTATGGATTAGGTGCACCACGCCTTGTCCTTTTTGCAGCTGTTGTCAGTGGGGCTGCCGGAGGCGAAATGGCAGGTCCAGCAGGAAGCTTTATTGCTGCATTGCTTTCCACGGAAATCGGAAAGTTAGTATCACAATCAACAAAAATTGATATCATTGTCACACCTTTTGTAACGATTGCTTCTGGTGTTACCACGGCTTTATTTATCGGCCCTCCCATCGGGCAGGCCATTAGTCAATTTGGTGCTTTTATCATGTGGGCTACTGACCAGCAGCCATTTGTAATGGGGATTTTAGTCGCTGTTTTTATGGGGCTTGCCCTCACTGCACCTATATCGAGTGCAGCTATTGCTTTTATGCTTGAGCTTGAAGGAATTGCTGCCGGTGCTGCCACAGTAGGATGTGCGGCACAAATGGTCGGCTTTGCTGTCAGTAGCTTTCGAGAGAATAAATGGGCAGGCTTGCTCGCTATTGGAGTTGGGACATCGATGCTGCAAATTGCCAATATTATTAAAAACCCGTATATTCTTATTCCGCCAACATTGACAGCGGCTATTCTTGGGCCTATATCTACGCTAGTGTTTATGATGGAAAATAACCCAGCGGGAGCAGGAATGGGGACGAGTGGATTTGTTGGGCAGATCATGACTATACATACTATGGGCAGCTCACTGGGCGTTTTAATTAGTATTTTTCTGTTGCATTTTCTTGCACCTGCTATCCTTAGTTTGGTATTCTCAGAATGGTTAAGACGGCTAAATAAAATTAATTTAGGTGATATGGCGATTGACAAATCGTAA
- a CDS encoding YtoQ family protein yields MELIVYLAGQIHDDWRKTLKDKASEKKLPITFVGPMENHDRSDNIGEEILGQQPNAILKDEAASQMNNLRTRVLMEKSDIVIALFGEKYKQWNSAADAASAVALNKPLILIRPAELHHPLKELSEKAQVTVETIDQALHTLAYIFDND; encoded by the coding sequence ATGGAACTCATCGTCTATTTAGCTGGACAAATTCATGATGATTGGCGCAAAACATTAAAAGATAAAGCTTCTGAAAAAAAACTCCCAATCACATTTGTTGGTCCGATGGAAAACCACGACCGCTCAGATAATATTGGAGAAGAAATTCTCGGACAGCAACCAAATGCTATTCTAAAAGATGAAGCTGCTTCACAAATGAATAACTTACGGACTCGCGTCCTAATGGAAAAATCAGATATTGTGATTGCTCTCTTTGGAGAGAAATATAAACAATGGAACAGTGCTGCTGATGCCGCGTCCGCGGTTGCTTTAAATAAGCCGCTCATTCTAATCAGGCCAGCCGAACTTCACCATCCACTCAAAGAGTTATCTGAAAAAGCACAAGTAACCGTAGAAACGATCGACCAAGCCTTACACACATTAGCTTATATTTTTGATAACGACTAA
- a CDS encoding DUF84 family protein, translating into MAILKVGTLNEAKLMSVRNVFGETCEVYGYEVPSGVSSQPLTDEETKQGAVNRAIYLIEKESADVALGLEGGVMVINDQYFLCNWGALATNEGHLFEAGGARIPLPDEMTASLKEGMELGDIMDRYANKLNVRKNEGAVGVLTNLQVTRSEMFSHINRLLKGQFERAKIV; encoded by the coding sequence ATGGCTATTTTAAAGGTTGGAACACTAAACGAAGCTAAATTAATGTCCGTACGTAACGTATTTGGCGAAACATGTGAGGTGTATGGTTATGAAGTCCCCTCTGGCGTGTCTTCTCAGCCCCTCACTGATGAGGAGACGAAACAAGGAGCCGTTAACAGGGCGATATATCTTATTGAAAAAGAATCAGCTGACGTAGCCCTAGGACTAGAAGGAGGCGTCATGGTTATAAATGATCAATATTTTTTATGTAACTGGGGAGCTCTTGCAACAAATGAGGGTCACCTTTTCGAGGCAGGGGGCGCTCGAATTCCATTACCTGATGAAATGACTGCTAGTTTAAAAGAAGGGATGGAATTAGGGGACATTATGGACCGGTATGCAAATAAACTTAATGTTAGGAAAAATGAAGGTGCTGTGGGTGTTTTAACGAATTTACAGGTGACACGATCCGAAATGTTTAGTCATATTAATCGACTGCTTAAAGGACAATTTGAGAGAGCTAAAATAGTATAA